The following proteins come from a genomic window of Pleuronectes platessa chromosome 2, fPlePla1.1, whole genome shotgun sequence:
- the LOC128456293 gene encoding LOW QUALITY PROTEIN: tubby-related protein 3-like (The sequence of the model RefSeq protein was modified relative to this genomic sequence to represent the inferred CDS: substituted 2 bases at 2 genomic stop codons) — protein sequence MPLHKHIVKEAWTRDRFQEDEDSDSSLQQQQQVQKPKKKREEADVTTDAKSNGTEAKPKKTKTKKNEDASEEDNPAVQNGKKVKKKKPEKDKDDPEKDKVKEKELKKKVKSVPKKKKGSGTDDEDDNGGEDTPKRKTKKKTTKDSSPTASSTKDKKAKSKDDKDSDGKEKKSKSKEKEKKKEPASLFQINGEKETKSKKKAAKSDSDDSEEETKSTKSKKKSSSGSTSLFQTSGDKDKDKDKDKTKKTKKKGKFRSNVLFCSSVXVNDKXTTRLLCVSAKADASEDSDSEKEEKSKKKKGKGKKKKERAPSPEIEFDNLESFVMEPAPQGVTIKCRVTRDQRGMDKSLYPLYYFHLDNEKKTFLLAGRKRKKCATSNYLISIDTTDLSRGGENFVGKLRSNLMGTKFTVFDNALNPERALPDMSNARQELAGIIYETNVLGMKGPRRMSIIIPGMNKDNERVPLRPRNEFDGLLIRHQNRRMENLIELHNKTPVWNDETSSHVLNFNGRVTQASIKNFQIVHSKDLDYIVMQFGRIADDIFTLDFSYPLCAVQAFAIALSSFDGKLACE from the exons ATGCCCCTCCACAAGCACATCGTCAAAGAGGCCTGGACACGCGACAG GTTTCAGGAAGATGAAGATTCTGATTcgtccctgcagcagcagcagcaggttcag aagccaaaaaagaaaagagaagaggccGACGTCACAACAGATGCCAAGTCGAACGGAACCGAAGCCaaacccaaaaaaacaaagaccaaGAAAAATGAGGATGCTTCAGAAGAGGACAATCCAGCCGTCCAAA ATGGAAAAAAGGTGAAGAAAAAGAAACCAGAAAAAGACAAGGACGACCCAGAAAAGGAcaaagtgaaagagaaagaactgaaaaagaaagttaaaagtgtaccaaaaaagaagaaag GATCAGGCACAGACGATGAGGACGATAATGGCGGAGAGGACACCCCCAAGAGGAAAACCAAGAAGAAGACGACAAAGGACAGCTCTCCTACAGCAAGTTCCACCAAAGACAAGAAAGCTAAATCTAAAG ACGACAAAGATTCcgatggaaaagaaaagaagtccAAGtcgaaggagaaggagaagaagaaagagccaGCTTCACTGTTCCAGAtaaatggagagaaagaaacaaaaagcaagAAGAAAG CTGCTAAATCAGACAGCGACGACAGCGAAGAAGAGACAAAGTCGACCAAATCGAAGAAGAAATCCAGTTCGGGGTCTACGTCCCTGTTTCAAACATCAGGAGACAAAGACAAGGACAAAGACAAGGACAAAAccaagaagacgaagaagaaaggcAAGTTTAGAAGTAACGTATTATTCTGCTCCTCTGTTTGAGTCAATGACAAGTAAACAACacgtctgttgtgtgtttcagccAAGGCAGATGCGAGTGAGGATTCTGActctgaaaaagaagaaaaatccaAGAAGAAAAAGGgcaaagggaagaagaaaaag GAGAGAGCTCCGTCGCCTGAGATCGAGTTTGACAACCTGGAGAGCTTCGTGATGGAGCCGGCTCCACAGGGGGTGACCATCAAATGCCGAGTGACTCGAGACCAGAGAGGGATGGACAAGAGCCTCTACCCGCTGTACTACTTTCATCTAGACAATGAAAAAAAG ACGTTCCTGTTGGCCggcaggaaaagaaagaaatgtgcaACTTCTAATTACCTCATTTCCATCGACACCACAGATTTATCGAGAGGTGGAGAGAACTTTGTTGGGAAGCTGAG GTCCAATTTAATGGGGACTAAGTTCACAGTGTTCGACAACGCTCTGAATCCAGAGAGAGCTCTTCCAGACATGTCCAACGCACGGCAGGAGTTAGCAGGAATCATCTAT gaaacaaatgttttagGTATGAAAGGACCCAGAAGGATGTCCATCATCATTCCAGGGATGAACAAGGACAATGAGCGAGTACCGCTCCGACCGAGAAAT GAATTTGACGGCCTGTTGATAAGACACCAGAATAGACGGATGGAAAATCTGATCGAGCTTCACAACAAGACGCCAGTGTGGAACGATGAAACGTCGTCTCACGTGCTCAACTTCAATGGCCGCGTCACCCAGGCCTCCATCAAGAACTTCCAGATCGTCCACAGCAAGGACT TGGACTACATTGTGATGCAGTTTGGACGGATAGCCGATGACATTTTCACACTGGACTTCAGCTACCCGCTGTGCGCGGTGCAGGCCTTTGCCATCGCGCTCTCCAGCTTCGATGGCAAACTTGCCTGTGAATAA